The genomic region cacacacacacacacacacacacacacaaacaaactggATCTCCCTTTCAAATAGCTCCGGCTATTTCTGCAGCGGTGCCGGCGGCTCCATGTCGGGCCCCCCGAGGTGCTGGCCGCAGTTGGGGTCGCCCCTTACCATGGGGGATGTAGCGATCTGCCGGCCCGTGTGGGGGTTCACACACCAGCACTCACCCCTCTGCCCGTGGACCGACATCTTGCACTGGAACACAACAGGGCACGAGGGCAGTGATGATCGAacggccagcagggggcgccgcgCTACAGCTACCAGATCCGACACTTAAGCCGCAGGTAGAGGGGCAACGACAACGTGTTGAACTGCTGCCAGATTCACTGTGTTTAGCAACAGTAATAACGGCGGCAAAAGTGCGAAAATGTATCTTTTGGTTTTCTGCTTCCGCCGAACTTCTGTCCATTAGCATTAGCTGGAGATGTGCGTCCCTGCCCGTACAGACAGGATGTTCCAGCCTCGCTCCGTTCTCATCGGTACGGCCTGTCAGTCTCACCTGTTTCACGTTATACTGCCCCCTCTTGTCACAGTTGGGGATGTGCAGGGCGTACAGCTCCTCCAAAGGTCCTCTGCTCTCACTGAAGGGCATCCGGGCGATCCGCTCCAGAACGTGGTCCAGTTCCTGCTGACACTGGGTCTGGAAGGTGAGgaccagaccccccccccaccccgcccccccgagACCGTCCCGTCAGACTGCGTTTATAGTCTGCTCATTTATTGTTCTccagggagcagcagcagcagcagcagcaataccAGCTGGACACCCCCTCAAAAGTGAGCCCATTAAATGAGAGAGCATGATGTGCTTAAAGGGACGGTACACctttaacataaaaatacagaatgaaCACATTTGCCAAAAACTGGGGAAATGTGATGCAGCAGTACTGCCACATATCACAGCACAGCACTGGGTGTCTTTTACTGTTTCTTGTCTCCTCCACTGATTACACTGGTCCATTCACTGTGGTACCACGGTGCACGCACGAATATACTCTTCACcgtaaaatgataaaataacgGTTAAATTTTGGTGTAAACTTTTATCTATCTTTGGTACTGAATGATAATGATTTTTAGCACCAGATGGAAGAAGAAAGTGATGCTCAGGTCACATTAAcaacattttctcttttattccAGACCAAAATACCCTCCTTGCCCCTTCATGATACATCGTTTCACTGTATAGCATCTTTTCAGCCTGTATGAGTGTGCTAGAGCGGGACGCCCTGTATTCTCTacccatctgtctgtctgtctgtccgtccgtccatccctACGTCCATCCGTCCCCAGGAGAGCTTTGCGGTGTTGTCCACCAGAAGAGGGCGCTCAAGTAAAAAGTCTCAGACTCATTGAGCTTATGGTCCTCACCATGCTTCTGTCCTCTGTTACTTGGACTGTCCAAAAAGGGGGAAAGGGACAATAACGGAGGGACCTTTGATTATGAAAGGGCCGTGGAGATGAAGGCTATTTTGAGACGGCTGCACGAGCGACGGGCCGAAGGCTTTCTGTTCGGCGCCAGAGTtaaggaggtagaggagaaaGAGAAGCGAACCTCCTACTTTTCTAATaaggtgaaggacttgaaacGCAATAGAGGGTTTACCTCTCCGCGGAACCAGCAGGGTGAGTCCTTCACCGACGCTGCCCAGATGCTGGAGGTTGCACCGTTTTCacagaaatctttttaaagtcaggGAAAGGGACCCGGTAACAGAAAGGAGCTTTTTAGAGAATTTGACGTCGCGGGTTCCTGAACGCGTCCTTGGTGGCTTAGAGCCCCGTCACTTTGCTCCAGCCGTGGGAGGTGCTTGGTAAGACGAATCGGCACAAGGTTCCCGGCCTTGACGGTTTACCGGTGGAGTTTTATTCCACGTTTTGGCATGTCTTGGGCCACCTTTTTCGCGTGTTGTCgaggaggtgctgggcaggaGCATGCTTACTAAGAGCATGAGGACGGGGTGCTCTGCTCGTTGTACAAGAAAGACGATAAAGCCCatcttgccaactggagacccctCGTGATGCTTTGCGTCGACACAAAGATCATCGCGAAGGTCCTGACCGAGCGCCTGAAGAAAGTGACGACCTGGTCCTTCGCGACCAGACATTCAGCGCTCTGGAATTTGTACCTGGTCCGGGATGCGATCGCCTGGGCGAAGGACCGAAAGGTTCTCCTCGCGTCGCTCGgtttggaccaggagaaggcCTTACGCCGAATGGACACAACTTCCCGAGGTGGGCGCGCGTGCTTTACGCTGAGGTAGGTAGCCGAGTTACCATCAACGGCTCCCTcgggttgtggggggggggggaggtgccCCAGCGTAGCGGAGCGAGGCAGGGCTGTCCGCTCTCCCTGCTCCTCCACGCTCTTTACATCGAGCCGCTGGCGGCCGCCTTTCGCATCCACCCGAGGGGCGGCGGCGAGGCAGGAAAGCCGGCCCAGTATGCGGACGACACTACGTTGTTCCTGCGCTCGCTCGGGCGCTCGGTCCGGTTCGGACGTTCGGGGGCGCCTCGGGCTCGGCGCCGAACCTCGGCAAGTCTGCAAGCCTCTCATCAAGTTCTTtggcagctggaaaaacagagcGGACGGCATCGGTGGTTTTTCCCCGATGCAACAGTCCTCTCGAAGCGTCGGGGGCCAACTTCCTTTCGGAAAGCGTTGCCAGGGTCAACCGGTAAGAACGCTCGGGCAAAGCCAGACGGAAAACGGGTTTGCGGAGGACCAGGTCCCTCTCCTCGATAGGGAAGATGCTGGTGCTGACGGCGGACGTCCTCCCTACGTTGTTCGTTCATGATGGAGAAGGACGTCACGCAACGGAGATACTTAGAggccaaagagaggtggaagggcctcttttTGGCTGGAACCCCACGGGTTTGTGGCACATCCTCCATCCTCGGGTGAGTAACACACGTCCTTTGGCTCTGACTGAATATTTTTGGTAAATCTAAGTGTTTAATcgcacatttttataatttatagcaCTTATTGTACTGTCAAGCAGTCACTTTTAAATGATTacttgtgtggtgtgtttgtatttattgtcattgctatttgtttattcactatttattttatgtttagtttAATGTAGGTTACTTTATTGTGTGGGtgctcattaattttttttaatagtgtaTATGTATTTCACCTGTTTGGTAAAAACGATCAATAGGGGAGACGTACTGTGTAAAGGAAACGCCCAagaacggtaggtaaggtgcACGGTAataccctgggaacaggccagggacGTCCCTCTTGAGCAGTGCCCATTGCGTTATCGGTGCTTTTCGGCCTTGCGGTTTGTCTTCTACTGTCTTACAGgtcctgtcatgcagtctttatattagtttgttttattgattttattgttttattttggattttataAACAGCATGAGAGTTTTTGGGATTTGTTTACCGAATAAAGATTTTAACTGTCGGAAATGATGAGCGGAGAAATTTTTACCagtcgagttggacagtgtgtggaaccagacaccgtTGCTGGGCTGCTAATCCATTCTCGtcggtagaaaaaaaaaaaggggggggggggaggaggggggacaaCAGGGCTGAGGCTCCCTCACCAGCTTCACCGGGGGGGGTCTCACATCGTCTGCTTTGTTGGACTTCATCTTGGTCCTGATCTCCTGCCGGTGCTGCCACACGGCGTTCTTCTTCGGGTCGTCCTTGGTGGGCCTCCGCAGCGGCGGGACCTCGGTCTGACTCGCCTCCGATGGGTCCAGAACCTCAGCTGAGCGGATAGATAACGTAGAATAACTGTGGAGCTGGAGCTCGTGCGGACAGAGAGACACCGGGGCGACGCACCCAGTActgacaataacaataacagtaataataacaatgacgGCTCAAGGGTCATCGGTCAAGTTTTCACCCCATagaggaaaaacagcaacagctggtagcatagtggttacagctactgcctttagaccccaaggtcatgggtttgaatcccaactctggcagtagtacccttgagcaaggtacttaacctaaattgtgccagctgtataaatggggaaaatagtTGTAGGTTGATGAacatagtaagtcactttggacaaaaatgtcacataaaACTGAGTAATGCAGTAATTTGCTGCTGAAGGTGTAAGTAGGACCAGAACAAAGAAACTGTGATTAGGCTTATCAAGGGTTGTGTTCTCCCACACACAACCATCTGGAACAATATCAGACACACAGAAAGTAGGGTTatgttcctgctctctgctccGCTCACAGGGTCATGACCTCCTTCCCACCTGCTCTGCTCTTGGGCCAGATCCCTAGGCCACTTGTGAGGATGTGAATATGGTGAGAGAACCATTTCCTGCCCCCTCAGCCATGCTGCTCCACATACAGGACAGGGTTTACTTTACCCGGCCAAAACACAGGCGAAGTACAGAGAAGGTCCTGGAGAAACCATTAAGGAACCCTTAAAGGGCTAGCACAGCACTGTTACCAAGACTGCAGACacaaagttgggggggggggaccccaCAGACTTGATGCGAACCTATTTCCCACTGTGCGAGCAGCACCTCCTGGTGAACTGCTGCAAAGTATCACCGTGGGCCTGGAACCGGCTGGAAACACGATGCAGAACCCGAACTCGGGACTCTGCTTACAGTTTATAGTCTGTACATCCATGAGCCTTCTCACAAAAGGTTTGAAACGGTGACGTTACAGCAAAGAGATGAGGAGAGGGCGTTAGTTAGAGCCTTCCACTCAAAagacttgggttcgaatcccacctgctgctgcagcacccttcacttaccttgaactgatacagtaaaaatgttgtatcaatgggtaaatcaatgggAAAGTGGGCTGTCTCACACTGCTCCAAAAAGGTAAACAACCTGCAGCTCCTGCACAGGTGCATTACCTGTTGAACGCACCCCCACCACTACCATACCGGAGgcaaaaaagtgcaaatgaGTAGGGCAAACCACAGCAACTCAGTGTGAGTGTGATGACCCAGCAGAAAAAGACCTCAtattcggtgtgtgtgtgtgtgtgtgtgtgtagggcgGGGGCCTCTGACATATGCACATATGTTAAAAACATAATGATTTTTTATTGCATCACATCAGTCGATGTTTACTCTGCACCAAACCAGATCTGTTTGTTTACCTTGAGAAAGGGTCCGGAACCGGGTCGCCCCCCCACCACGTACATAAACCTGACCCACTTTCAGCGATtgggtactgtgtgtgtgtgtgtctgtaggaACCTGCTGAGTGCAAACAAAGCACACCGTGCCAGACACCCAAACAGCTGCGGTCAACGGCGCATCGACAGCGCTTCGACCGTTGATCGACCGCACCACAGTTTCGACTGCACCGTGCTGGGGGCCACCACGGTCCTCGAACCCGGGTCTCCTACGCAGCTCTTTCCTGAGAAGGACCTCTTTTTGGTGGGTCCATCACACACGGCACCGGCGCTCCAGCCCCCCCCAACATACAGCCGCACTCACGAGGGGACTGTAGAAGGAAGAAAGTGCCTCTTGAACCCAGCAGGAAGTGGGAGGGCGTGGCTGTATCAGCGCTCCCTTCACGCCCGGCGCCGCTGCTGTGTCCACATCTCGGGTTCGACAGGGTCGCTGGGCACAtcagcagaggcagcagcagcagcagcggcggcggcggcagcaggaaggggctcctcctcctcctcctcctcctcctgagaGCATCAGGTGTGGcctggtggtggggggtgctggggggtgACACTTGGAGAACGGGAGTGGACTGGACACACCCCCTTGGCCACGCCCCACTGGCTGACCctgacacagtgacactgcGGTCACTTCCGCCTTTTGTTTCGGTCCTTCTTCACGCAGGTGGTGCTGAAGAGGCTGCGCGTGCAGTTCTTGACTGGAGTGTCTGTCGGTGGACGGTCACTGTGTGATGCTTTAAGGTGCGCGAGCGCGCGCGTATGTGTGGGACCGCGGCCGACTGACAGGGCCGTCATCATACGCCGGCGTGACCATGTTCATCACTCACCGCTCGTCTCGCGCTGCTCCTCGCTCCCGACGCCGGGCTCCCCCAGCTCCACCTTGCGCGCGCACGTCCCGAGCCCTCGGACCAGCTGCTCCAGGGGCAGTTCGGACCCCGGCGTGGGGTAGCAGCGCAGCCCGCCCGAGCAGCGGGGCGTGTACACGCCGCACGGCTCGCCCTCGCGCCTCGCGCACACCGGGCAGCAGCCGCAGCCCGGCTCGCGCACCATCTCCGCGCACGTCTCCGCGAGCGCCGGGCACGCGGCCTGCCGCTCCGCCGTGCAGCTCGGGCAGCGGAACACGAGCTCGCCGAGCGCCGCTTCCGCCGGTGCCGCCGCGCACGCGAGCCCCGCGCACGCGAGCAGGAGAGCGCGCCGCGCGCACCTCTCCATGTCTGTCAGCGGAAGATTCGGAAAAGCGCGTGACCGATGAAGAAGAACCGGAGCGGTCCGGGTGGGGTGAGGTAGGGTTTGGGGGGCTTTGGGGGCGGAGCGGGTGCGCGCCGTCCAGGTAGAGAACAGCGACACTGTGCGCGTGAACAGGTGAAGTGCGGAGAAAAGCGGCACGTGCCGAGGAGCCGTCCGCAGGGTCCTACAGGCGGTCCGGTTGGAGGCGGGTCCGAACTCCACCCTAGTGTATCTCatctgcgcgcgcgcgtgtgtgtgtgtgtgtgtgtgtgtgtgtgtgtgtgtgtgtgtgtgtgtgtgtgtgcgcacacacagtgGAGAACTCAGCTGAGCTACCccccctcaacacacacacacatgcacacactgccTTGTAGCTctagggccagcaggtggcgtagtgcttagagctaaaATCCCTTGTCGTGCTGCGGtgcccttgatcatggtacttaccttgaattgatacagtacaaagGACCCTGCTAAGCACAgtgtaacactgtaaggtgATGATGTCACAACACTGCATTTCATAACTACACAGCACATCTCTGAATGCATGTCTCAAGTGATTCTGTGTTCAAGTcatggaaatgttaaaatataagcGGTTAACCCAATTTATGTAAATggaaagccccccccccccggacacTTAATTGAGAACAGGGCACTCTGTTACTGAGAATCTCTGCACTGTGACCCGTGTGGTTCAGTAAATTTCGACACGTGACGTGTAGCAATCCTGGGTTCCAGTTCAAAAGTGTTTTCTTCAGCTGCTGCCGCTGCGAGCTCCCGGCAACAAAGTGCAGGTGTTCCGGAACGTTCTGGCGAGAGACACAGTGTTTTCTCCTTGTCTCTGGATGTGCATAATAACGCTGAGATGGAGCAATTCTGCCCTATTTTACACCCTGTTCTAGGCTTCGCTGCCCTTCGACGCCTACGAGAGGTCAGAGGCCCGGAGCATGACCGGTGGCACCTTGGAGGGATTCTCTCTGGACCAGGTAGTCAGCAGAAAGCAGGTGGACCTCAgctttgctcaaaatgtaaccGGTACTGGGCCACCGCTGCAGTGGGGCTGAAGGTCTGCAGAGACCTCATAGCCGGCGTGGCCTCGTTCTCCAGGTTATACGTTATTATGGTTGATGTTCTGATGACGTTCAAGGGGGTGGTCACCCACAGATAAGTCAATGTGTAGATGTAGCAAGAGAGGACGTGAGGACCAGATCCACATGGTTCCCTCATAACCCTGCCTCCACTTCTGTTCCACGCTCGGTAGGCTCTTCACTTCCGACACCAGAACCTGATTTGCTGCCGTCCAACTCCAACCACAGGTCCTTGATGACACTCCGTGACCCTCAGCTTATAATCCTCATCAGTAAGGAGCTTTTTACCACGGCCTCTGTCCGGTGGCCTCGTCTTTACCTTTCTTGGAGCCTGTGGGCCACCTCTGAGCCCTCGTCCAACTACTGTCTCTCCACACCGGAGCCAGTCATGTGAGACCACAGAGTTCTGAGGCTCTTGATACGTCTGTCCTTCTGGAACTGTCTGAATCGCACCCCACCTGGAGGAAGGTTCCTCAATATGGTTGAAGTTCGCCATAATgggagaaggagcagcaggaggtgtcaCCGTAGTCAAGGATGCAAAGACTTTTACCAATTGGGTCACAGTGTTGCGGTCAAAGGCCACCGAGCTGAGATGTTCCACGGTAGACATGGTGCCTCAAGTCTGAGCTGAGCTGTAGCATCCTTGTTGTCTACCAGGTGGACAAGACTCTTAACGTCCTTCAGCTTCTGAATGTCTCCCTGGAACTCAAAGGCCGAGATCTCGGGAGATGTTGCGGTGGACGTTTCAAAGAGCTCTTCACGTTGGTCCCGCTGGACGTGGCTTTGAAATGGAGCTGTTTCTCGGTCGAGGTCATCGAGCAGCTCGCCTGGGGTTTGTCTCTGACGGATCGCAGATGTGGCTCACGGCCGCCTTTCAAGTGCTTCCAGACCGCCTGCATTTTGGTTGCGAAGCACCGCttcctgtgggggggggggtcaacgCCGCAGAGT from Scleropages formosus chromosome 12, fSclFor1.1, whole genome shotgun sequence harbors:
- the LOC108928191 gene encoding insulin-like growth factor-binding protein 2-A, yielding MRYTRVEFGPASNRTACRTLRTAPRHVPLFSALHLFTRTVSLFSTWTARTRSAPKAPQTLPHPTRTAPVLLHRSRAFPNLPLTDMERCARRALLLACAGLACAAAPAEAALGELVFRCPSCTAERQAACPALAETCAEMVREPGCGCCPVCARREGEPCGVYTPRCSGGLRCYPTPGSELPLEQLVRGLGTCARKVELGEPGVGSEEQRETSAEVLDPSEASQTEVPPLRRPTKDDPKKNAVWQHRQEIRTKMKSNKADDVRPPPVKLTQCQQELDHVLERIARMPFSESRGPLEELYALHIPNCDKRGQYNVKQCKMSVHGQRGECWCVNPHTGRQIATSPMVRGDPNCGQHLGGPDMEPPAPLQK